The genomic DNA AGCCATATCTTGACCTCAAGAGAACGCCCTTTTCCTTATCACAATAACCGATGAAAGACCCAGAAGAGATTCGTATCCTTAGCAATTTTGAATACAAGCGGCTGTTCTTACCTAACATTACGGAAGAAATTCTCAACAACCGCTCCAATATCCAACTGTACCGTTTAGAGTTTTATCTTCGGGATATTCTCATCCCTGTAAAACCCTACCGTACTACCTTTAACTTCTTGCTATTTGTAACAAAAGGTTATATAAAACAGCATTCAGATGGTGAGGCATTTACCGTGAACGCTGGGGAATTTTTATACATTCGCCAAGGTTCTATTACCGCAACTTTGGAGATAGATAGTAATGCAAAGGGCTACTTTCTCATTTATGAAAACGAGGTATATAGCCACCCTAATTTTGCGCTTAATCCGTCTAAACTATCCTTTATTCCGCCTTATTTTAACTCTCAGTATATTGGGTTTAGCCATTTCATCAAAACATTAGAATTAATGGAGTATGAGCTGCTCATCAGCCATTATAGAGATAACGAAATTGTCCGTTCCTACCTGCATATTGTCTTGCCCAAAATGTTACAGCAAACAGACAAATATCCTAAGAATATCAGCCGCGCTATGGAGGTTTCCTTTCAGTTTCGTAATTTGCTGTATGAATACCATAAGGAAGAAAAAAAGGTACTCTTCTACGCAGATAAAATGGGCGTTACCGAAAACTACCTCAACAAATGCTTAAAAGAAGTAACAGGCAAAAGCCCTAAACAGTGGATCAATGAGGTGGACATCAACCACAGCAAACACCTACTACAAGGCGATAAGACCATTGCAGAGATTGCCTATGAGCTGAATTTCCAAACGCCTTCTCATTTTGCGTAGGTTTTCAAAAAGATTGTGGGCATTTCTCCTAAAAGCTACCGAGACTTGGCACAGAAAACCAACAACTGACAATTTGACACTTAAAAAATCATCACAAAAATAGAGCTAAAGCAAGTATTATTTCAAAATAAATCTTAATCCTTGTTAAAAATTAGTTAAATACGACCAACACACCACCAAATAAAAAATACTTTGACTTATTTTTGCATAGTATTTGTTAAACAAGTTGAGAACAATTAAATTAAGACAAGATGAGAAATAATATTAAAAAACTACTTCCGTTAGCTGCCGTAGGGGTGATCTCTGCCGCAACAACTTTCGGGACTATAGAGTATTTTCACAAAGACAAAACTGAAGATACCTCTTACTTCCACACTGCGAAAAGCGATAGCCAATTTGCAAGCCTTAATGCAGCGGCAATAAGCAATAATTTCGTGAAGGCGGCAAAAACCACCGTACCCGCCGTGGTTACCATTAAGAACTATCAAAACAACAGCAATAGAAGACAAGGCGCTTCTGACCAAGATTTATTTGATTTATTCTTTGGCGATCCTTTTGGTAGAAGCCAACAGAGAAGACAGCAACAGCAGATGCCTCAGGATATGCCTTCTGGCTTGGGTTCTGGCGTTATCATCTCTCCTGATGGCTACATCATCTCTAACAACCATGTGGTGGCAGGGGCTAACAAACTGGAAGTGACCCTTAACAATAAAAAAACCTATGTAGCAAAGCTCATCGGAACCGACCCTTCTACCGACATTGCTTTGTTAAAAATAGAAGATAGCGGCTTGCCTTATCTTAACTTTGCCAATTCGGATTTGTTAGAAGTTGGGCAATGGGTAGTGGCTGTGGGTAACCCTTTGGGGCTTAACTCTACAGTAACCGCAGGGATCGTTTCTGCCAAAGGGCGAAGCATCGATTTGCTAAGACAACAATCTAAAACACCTATTGAAAGCTTTATCCAGACCGATGCCGTTATCAACCGTGGTAATAGTGGTGGTGCCTTAGTGAACATCAATGGAGATTTGGTGGGTATTAATTCCGCAATTTCCTCTTCTTCTGGATACTATGAAGGTTATGGCTTCGCCGTACCCTCTAATCTTGCTAGAAAAGTAGTGGAAGACATCAAAAAATTCGGAATGGTACAGCGTGGTTTCTTAGGTGTTAATGTTTTAAACCTTTCTGATGAAATGGCAGTAAAAAACTACAATCAGAATGAGAAAACCAACCTAAAAATAGGCAGTGGTGTGTATGTTATCAATACTTCCGACAACAGCGGTGCGGAGGATGCTGGTATCAGAAAAGGAGATATTATCACTAAAATAGACAATCAAAATATTTCTGATTATGCCGACCTTTCTTTAGCTATTGGTAGAAAAAGACCTGGCGATGAGGTGAGTGTAACCTACCTAAGAAATGGTAAAACCTATACTGTTACGGCAACTCTAAAAGATCAAAAAGGGAATACCAAAACTCGTACTAAAGCGGACTTAACTGTTATTGAAAAATTAGGTGCCCAGTTCCAGCCACTTAGTGAGGATAATAAGGTTTATTATGGTCTAAAAAGTGGTGTTGTAGTCACCAACTTAGAGGAAAACAGCCTACTGGCCACCAAAACAGGGATAGACAATAACTACATCATCACAGAAGTGAATGGCAAACCTGTAAACTCTCAAAAAGACATTGAGAAAATCCTTAGCGGTTACAAAGGTCCTGTATCCATCAAGTTTTTAGATGTGTACGGCAGACTGACCAGCAGAGGTTTCAATATGCCTTAATATAGTCACACCAATTTTTCATAAGACCATAGAAAAACCTTCCTCAATGATGAGGAAGGTTTTTTGTTTTTTACTTAATACATTATGATGACGCTATGCTTTTGGCGGTATTTTCTTTTTTCTATTCTTCTCGTAGAGGACTTCCACAATCTTGCCGCCGAGCCAAGAGAATGGGAAAAAGATTAAAAATATCGCGATTTTATAAAAAGTAGGATGATAAGGGAAAATCATCACATCTAACATCGCTAAAAATAATAAGATAAATCCGATGAGAATGGCATAAGCCACTTTGGCGTATTTAACCACTATGGCAGTCACCACACCGCCCACCGTAGCGGCAATCCCTGAAGAAAACAACAGCACCACAAAAAAAGAATCCTGATGCCTTACCTTAAAAAGCACGCGCTCCCATTGTTCAAACGGCGAGAAAGCCTCACCGCTAATCCACGATGGATTGAGCCTGATGCCAAAGGTAATGATGAGCCCCGCCACCGCGAGCCCCAACAAAACGCCTATGGTATTTCTTAAAAAATCCATTAGAATTGATGTGCTATCATAGAAATTTCCACACTCACCCCTTTCGGTAATCGGCTCACTTGAATGGTTTCTCTCGCGGGGAGCATCGTTTCATCTAAATAAGAAGCATAGATGCCATTGACCACCTCAAAATCGTTCATATCTTGGAGGAAAATCGTGGCTTTCACCACATGAGAAAAAGACAAGCCCGCTGCAGATAGTATGGCGACTAAATTCCTCATCACCCTATGGGTTTGTGCTTCTATGCCTTGCTCTACCTCGCCTGTCTCTGGGTTGATGGGGATTTGCCCAGAGATATACAGCACGCCCTGCACCATATTGGCTTGTGCATAAGGTCCGATGGCGGCTGGCGCTCCTGTTGTGGATATAATGGTTTTCATTTTTAAACTTTTAAGATTACAAATATAATATTTTTTCAATAGGCGGCACTAAAAATCTCCAGTCTGTGGGAAACTTCGGTCTTCGTACTTCACGGCATCTCGTAAAATATTGGCTTTTATCCCAATAAAGAAATCATAAACTTTGTACGCCCCAAAAGGCACCCAATTAAAATTGATGGTAAAACTCCGCTGGTCTCTTGAAAAGCCCAATCTGGTGTAGCCCCAAGTTTTGTTGATGAAATCATAATTGGTACTGCCATTAAGGCTCCAGTACGGCGTTAGCTTGATATTTCCATTTAAACCAATGGCACCCACTTTCGTCCCAAATTTAGAAAGAGAGCGGGAATAACTATAATTGGCATTGATGCTTAAATTCCAAGGCTGCTCAAAGTAGGCATAATGCTGATCATCAAACTGATAGACCTCTTGCATAACAGCACCTCGGGTTTTGTATTCCTTTTTTTTCTTGTCTTTGCTTTGGAAAATAGCGTTGGACAGCGGATAAGACAACTGAATGTTAAAGCCTTGAACGCTAAAATGTCCAAAATTTTCAAGCCGCGTGCCCGTGGTAGCACCAGGTTCATAAACGATTTGATAAGGGTCTAACGATAAACTGGTATTCACATTGAGCTGATTATTCAGGAATGAAGACTGGGAGCTGATGTTAATCATAGACCATTTGAATTTTTCCGCTGCAAAATTATACCCTCCAGAGATGTTGATATTTTCAAAAATCTTCACTTTTTTAACCCCTGTGGAGTCGGATTTAGAGCGGACTTTCATCTCCAAATTATTATTGATATTAAAACCTATAGACTGCGATAGCCCTCGGGAAGGCGATCCAAAAACACCGCCATCAAATATAGAATACGGCGTAATGGCACCATCTGCGGCATAATAATTTTGGTAATAGCCCCAATTGGTTTGGCTAAAATCTGGTGTGTACGAAAAGCTAACACTCGGCGAAATGGTATGCCTAATCGCTTGTATTAATGAGGATTTTTTAAAATTAGCCTGTCCATAAAGCATGGTTTGTAAACTCGCCGAAGTGGAAAAAGTGGTAAATCCCGCGATGTTTTTTTGGTAATTATCCACCACCTTGTCCTTAATAGGGTCGTAGGTTTTGTGGAGTGTCTTGGTGGTGAGCACATTCTCCATATTTACGCCGAGAGAGAAGGTAAAATATTTAAACACCGTCGTGTTGGTAGACAGAGAAACTGGAATTTTAATCCCTGTTTGCATTTTATCCCACATCGCTTTGGTGAAAGCCTCGCCTTGGGCAATATTCACATAATTGTTGAGCGCCAAACCTGTGTTCACATTGATGTTTTCAATCAGCCCTTGTCGCACGCCTGTTTTAGGCTTAAAGAGGTAAAACTGATTAACCGCTACATTGAGCTGTGGCAAGCGGATATTGGCTTCGCCAGTGGTAAAATTTTGAGAATAAGAAGCGCTCCCCGTAATGATGATCGGCAGGGTTAGAAATCGTTTCGTAACGCTGATGGACGAGTTTTGCTGCGTTCGGAGCACATCTTGGTTGAAGATATAATTATTGTTAATGGTATTGTTATAAAACTTGCTGCTCACCATATCCACCGATGCCGAAAAGTTGAAAAAAGGATTGGCTTTCGTATCCTGTTGGTGGCGCCAAGCCACTCTATAAGTATTGGATTTGGAGTAATCATCTAAGCCCTTGATGCCTCGCACGGTGGTGC from Riemerella columbina includes the following:
- a CDS encoding AraC family transcriptional regulator — its product is MKDPEEIRILSNFEYKRLFLPNITEEILNNRSNIQLYRLEFYLRDILIPVKPYRTTFNFLLFVTKGYIKQHSDGEAFTVNAGEFLYIRQGSITATLEIDSNAKGYFLIYENEVYSHPNFALNPSKLSFIPPYFNSQYIGFSHFIKTLELMEYELLISHYRDNEIVRSYLHIVLPKMLQQTDKYPKNISRAMEVSFQFRNLLYEYHKEEKKVLFYADKMGVTENYLNKCLKEVTGKSPKQWINEVDINHSKHLLQGDKTIAEIAYELNFQTPSHFA
- a CDS encoding Do family serine endopeptidase, which produces MRNNIKKLLPLAAVGVISAATTFGTIEYFHKDKTEDTSYFHTAKSDSQFASLNAAAISNNFVKAAKTTVPAVVTIKNYQNNSNRRQGASDQDLFDLFFGDPFGRSQQRRQQQQMPQDMPSGLGSGVIISPDGYIISNNHVVAGANKLEVTLNNKKTYVAKLIGTDPSTDIALLKIEDSGLPYLNFANSDLLEVGQWVVAVGNPLGLNSTVTAGIVSAKGRSIDLLRQQSKTPIESFIQTDAVINRGNSGGALVNINGDLVGINSAISSSSGYYEGYGFAVPSNLARKVVEDIKKFGMVQRGFLGVNVLNLSDEMAVKNYNQNEKTNLKIGSGVYVINTSDNSGAEDAGIRKGDIITKIDNQNISDYADLSLAIGRKRPGDEVSVTYLRNGKTYTVTATLKDQKGNTKTRTKADLTVIEKLGAQFQPLSEDNKVYYGLKSGVVVTNLEENSLLATKTGIDNNYIITEVNGKPVNSQKDIEKILSGYKGPVSIKFLDVYGRLTSRGFNMP
- a CDS encoding Rid family detoxifying hydrolase, which codes for MKTIISTTGAPAAIGPYAQANMVQGVLYISGQIPINPETGEVEQGIEAQTHRVMRNLVAILSAAGLSFSHVVKATIFLQDMNDFEVVNGIYASYLDETMLPARETIQVSRLPKGVSVEISMIAHQF